In Rhizobium sp. N324, a single genomic region encodes these proteins:
- a CDS encoding DNA alkylation repair protein — MIGPSSDAAELIAHLETLRLEENVAGMARFGIVTTRALGISNPDIRAVARLAKKNHARAIELWRSHIREARLLALYTAERKRLTAEEARNWANDFNSWEIVDCAADLFVEARLDELVAEFADDEREFVRRTAFAMIAGAAVHRKTEPDTTVLAWLPLIEAHADDPRNFVRKAINWALRSIGKRNLACHAPALALARALAESSDKTAC; from the coding sequence ATGATCGGCCCCTCCTCCGATGCAGCCGAACTGATCGCGCATCTCGAAACGCTGCGTTTGGAGGAGAACGTCGCCGGCATGGCGCGCTTCGGCATTGTCACCACACGTGCCCTCGGCATTTCCAATCCCGATATCAGGGCGGTCGCCAGACTGGCGAAGAAGAATCACGCCAGAGCGATCGAACTCTGGCGAAGCCATATCCGTGAAGCCCGTCTGCTCGCCCTTTATACCGCCGAGCGGAAACGGCTGACGGCGGAAGAAGCCCGGAATTGGGCCAATGATTTCAACTCCTGGGAGATCGTCGATTGCGCCGCCGATCTCTTCGTCGAAGCCCGGCTGGACGAACTCGTCGCAGAATTCGCCGACGACGAGCGCGAATTTGTCAGGCGCACTGCCTTCGCCATGATTGCAGGTGCCGCCGTCCATCGCAAGACAGAGCCCGACACCACCGTCCTTGCCTGGCTGCCGCTGATCGAGGCTCATGCCGACGACCCTCGAAACTTCGTGCGCAAGGCGATCAATTGGGCGCTCCGTAGCATCGGCAAGCGCAATCTCGCCTGCCATGCACCGGCGCTCGCCCTTGCAAGGGCGCTCGCGGAAAGCTCTGACAAAACTGCCTGCTGA
- a CDS encoding diacylglycerol kinase → MTKPAVTKETGFRHFIAAASYSWAGFLRVLREAAFRQELGFSVVSIAALALVGASAGEIVVALLLFLGLFSMEAMNTAVEEVIDRISPEISIVGKHAKDLGSFAVSCMIAACCLYLGFVLGKHIFFGSA, encoded by the coding sequence TTGACGAAGCCTGCGGTGACGAAAGAGACCGGATTTCGACACTTCATCGCCGCGGCCAGCTATTCCTGGGCAGGCTTCCTGCGCGTTCTGAGAGAGGCGGCCTTCCGCCAGGAACTCGGATTCTCAGTCGTTTCGATCGCGGCCTTAGCGCTGGTGGGGGCGAGCGCGGGCGAGATCGTCGTTGCGTTGCTGCTGTTTCTCGGGCTGTTTTCGATGGAGGCGATGAATACCGCCGTCGAAGAGGTGATCGACCGGATTTCGCCGGAGATTTCGATCGTCGGTAAACATGCCAAGGATCTCGGCTCCTTCGCGGTGAGCTGTATGATCGCCGCCTGCTGCCTCTATCTCGGCTTCGTCCTCGGCAAACATATCTTCTTTGGATCCGCATGA
- a CDS encoding SRPBCC family protein: MTDISTETRSVVIEKEIPFPAEKIWRALTQPHLIEEWLMKSDFRPVVDHRFNFNADWGSVDCRVLEVEPNKTLAYTWGAYGLETIVTWTLTPTNAGTHLRMEQSGFQPDQRQAYGGARSGWPQFFERLERVLVRVE; this comes from the coding sequence ATGACCGATATTTCGACCGAAACACGCTCCGTCGTGATCGAAAAGGAAATTCCTTTTCCAGCCGAAAAGATCTGGCGGGCGCTGACCCAGCCGCATCTGATCGAGGAATGGCTGATGAAGAGCGACTTCAGGCCGGTCGTCGATCATCGCTTCAACTTCAACGCCGATTGGGGCTCCGTCGATTGCCGGGTCCTAGAGGTCGAGCCGAACAAGACGTTAGCATATACGTGGGGCGCTTACGGCCTCGAAACCATCGTTACCTGGACGCTCACGCCGACGAACGCAGGCACGCATCTGCGGATGGAGCAATCGGGTTTCCAGCCGGATCAGCGGCAGGCGTATGGCGGCGCCAGGAGCGGCTGGCCGCAGTTCTTCGAAAGGCTGGAGCGGGTGCTCGTGCGGGTGGAGTGA
- a CDS encoding uracil-DNA glycosylase family protein: protein MTDEAKLEMLRLEIASCRICRDAPAKGLAYRLPHEPRPVAVISSSARILIAGQAPGLRVHESGLPFDDASGDRLRSWLGVDRASFYDRDRFAIVPMGFCFPGYDAKGSDLPPRRECAPFWRQRVIAAMPQIELVLVIGQYAQAWHMGADRRDGMTETVRAWRDSLLSNRSPAVLPLPHPSWRNSGWLKRNPWFEEELLPVLRDRTKMLLS from the coding sequence ATGACCGACGAAGCCAAGCTGGAGATGCTGCGGCTGGAGATCGCCTCCTGCCGCATCTGTCGTGACGCACCGGCGAAAGGCCTCGCATATCGGCTGCCGCATGAGCCGCGGCCGGTGGCCGTAATTTCATCGAGCGCGCGCATTCTGATCGCCGGGCAGGCGCCCGGGCTTCGGGTGCATGAGAGCGGCCTGCCGTTCGACGATGCTTCGGGCGACCGGCTGCGGTCATGGCTCGGCGTTGACAGGGCAAGCTTCTACGACCGCGATCGATTCGCCATCGTGCCGATGGGCTTCTGCTTTCCCGGCTATGACGCCAAGGGCTCGGATCTGCCGCCGCGCCGCGAATGCGCACCGTTTTGGCGGCAAAGGGTGATTGCGGCCATGCCGCAGATCGAACTGGTGCTGGTCATCGGCCAATATGCGCAGGCTTGGCATATGGGGGCGGACAGGCGGGACGGTATGACCGAGACGGTGCGGGCGTGGCGGGACAGCCTTCTGTCCAATCGGTCGCCGGCGGTGCTGCCGCTGCCGCATCCGAGCTGGCGCAACAGCGGCTGGCTGAAGCGCAATCCGTGGTTTGAGGAAGAATTGCTCCCGGTCTTGCGGGATCGGACAAAAATGCTGCTTTCCTGA
- a CDS encoding sensor histidine kinase, whose protein sequence is MSTGVSTSTDKIIVDRSRSHRNKAVSKAVRQTRERLQSGHASNSSFDRDALKMYVASMLQSATIMPLFVVIITALGVYFTQDAQLLLWALLTLTCHTGNILLARRARRQEITSESARKWRRLLLFGQFLLGCCWAVFALQGCDTCEPSSFILYKGATLLIALSVTAMSNFMLTPAVLAAFAPAVLALAAKSGLSRDLLEISLTGLFTSTLVFFNYISDRLFKSNLKILSYQSEKDDLIAELEVAKSMSDEARRRAEEANLAKSRFLASMSHELRTPLNAILGFSEVMSAEVMGPLANPTYKEYAGDIHRSGQHLLDLINEILDLSRIEAGKYELSEEAISLLDITEDCIGMVQLRARAKNIAISDQFERQLPAIWADEKSMRQVVLNLLSNAVKFTPQGGEINVKVGWTAGGGQYISIKDNGPGIPEEEIPVVLSAFGQGSIAIKSAEQGTGLGLPIVQAILAKHDGQFVLKSKLREGTEVIAILPAKRVLQSLPAVEEAQAVARKRKSFA, encoded by the coding sequence ATGAGTACCGGCGTAAGCACATCGACCGACAAGATAATCGTCGACAGGTCGCGCAGCCACCGCAACAAGGCCGTTTCCAAGGCCGTGCGGCAAACGCGCGAACGTCTTCAGTCCGGCCATGCGTCCAATTCCTCCTTCGATCGTGACGCGCTCAAGATGTATGTGGCGTCGATGCTGCAGAGCGCGACGATCATGCCGCTCTTCGTCGTCATCATCACCGCCCTTGGTGTTTATTTCACGCAGGATGCGCAGTTGCTTTTGTGGGCGCTGCTGACGCTGACCTGTCACACCGGCAATATCCTGCTGGCGCGGCGCGCGCGCCGTCAGGAAATCACCTCCGAGAGTGCTCGCAAATGGCGCCGCCTGCTGCTGTTCGGCCAGTTCCTGCTCGGCTGCTGCTGGGCGGTCTTCGCGCTGCAGGGCTGCGATACCTGCGAGCCGTCGAGCTTTATCCTTTATAAAGGCGCGACGCTGCTGATCGCGCTCTCCGTTACGGCGATGTCGAATTTCATGCTGACGCCTGCCGTGCTCGCTGCCTTCGCGCCGGCGGTTCTGGCGCTCGCCGCCAAGAGCGGCCTGTCCCGCGACCTTCTCGAAATCAGCCTGACGGGGCTCTTCACCAGCACCCTCGTCTTCTTCAACTATATCAGCGACCGGCTGTTCAAGTCGAACCTCAAGATCCTCTCCTACCAATCGGAGAAGGACGATCTGATCGCCGAGCTTGAAGTGGCGAAATCGATGTCGGACGAGGCGCGCCGCCGCGCCGAGGAGGCAAACCTCGCCAAGTCCCGCTTCCTCGCCTCGATGTCGCACGAACTCAGGACCCCGCTCAACGCCATCCTCGGCTTCTCCGAGGTGATGTCGGCCGAAGTCATGGGACCGCTCGCCAATCCGACCTACAAGGAATATGCCGGCGACATCCACCGCTCCGGCCAGCATCTGCTCGATCTCATCAATGAGATTCTCGACCTCTCCCGCATCGAGGCCGGCAAATACGAGCTGAGCGAGGAGGCGATCTCGCTTCTCGATATCACCGAGGATTGCATCGGCATGGTCCAGCTGCGCGCCCGCGCCAAGAACATCGCCATTTCGGATCAATTCGAGCGGCAGCTGCCGGCCATCTGGGCGGACGAGAAGTCGATGCGCCAGGTGGTGCTCAATCTTCTCTCCAATGCCGTCAAGTTCACGCCGCAGGGCGGCGAAATCAACGTCAAGGTCGGCTGGACGGCCGGCGGCGGTCAGTACATCTCAATCAAGGACAACGGCCCCGGCATTCCGGAAGAAGAGATTCCCGTCGTCCTGTCGGCCTTCGGACAGGGCTCGATCGCCATCAAGAGCGCCGAACAGGGCACCGGCCTCGGCCTGCCGATCGTCCAGGCGATCCTTGCCAAGCATGACGGACAGTTCGTGCTGAAATCGAAGCTGCGCGAGGGCACCGAGGTCATCGCCATCCTGCCCGCCAAGCGCGTGCTCCAAAGCCTGCCGGCCGTGGAAGAGGCCCAGGCCGTCGCCCGCAAGCGCAAGAGTTTTGCCTGA
- a CDS encoding DUF1801 domain-containing protein has translation MKKATATMKKTDSGDKNGGASPSQLIDARIEELKDWRGEVLARVRALIKQAEPEVVEEWKWRGVPVWERGGIICTGETYKSAVKLTFAKGASLEDPTDLFNSSLEGNTRRAIDFHEGDKIDEDALKALIRAAATLNMSAKAGSARKKASS, from the coding sequence ATGAAGAAAGCGACGGCAACCATGAAGAAGACCGACTCCGGCGACAAAAATGGCGGAGCTTCGCCCTCTCAACTGATCGATGCGAGGATCGAGGAGCTCAAGGATTGGCGCGGCGAAGTGCTCGCCCGGGTTCGGGCGCTCATCAAGCAAGCCGAGCCCGAAGTGGTCGAGGAATGGAAGTGGCGAGGGGTTCCGGTTTGGGAGCGCGGCGGCATCATCTGCACCGGCGAGACCTACAAAAGCGCGGTGAAACTGACCTTCGCCAAGGGCGCCTCGCTGGAGGACCCCACGGACCTTTTCAATTCCAGCCTCGAAGGCAATACCAGGCGCGCCATCGATTTCCATGAGGGCGATAAAATCGATGAAGATGCGCTGAAGGCGCTCATTCGCGCTGCCGCGACACTGAATATGTCAGCCAAGGCTGGCAGCGCGCGGAAGAAGGCGAGCAGCTGA
- a CDS encoding ArsR/SmtB family transcription factor, with product MSNAHDVLFRTLADPTRRALFERLCREGEKTVGALTARAGVSQPVVSKHLGILKQAGLVRDRHEGRQTHYSAQLGALAPLVDWTREMASFWQSRFEALEDLLKRMDQ from the coding sequence ATGTCTAACGCTCATGATGTGCTCTTCAGGACGCTTGCCGATCCGACCCGGCGGGCGCTGTTTGAGCGGTTGTGCCGGGAAGGGGAGAAGACGGTGGGCGCGCTGACGGCGCGCGCCGGGGTTTCGCAGCCTGTCGTTTCGAAGCATCTTGGAATCCTGAAGCAGGCCGGGCTGGTGCGCGATCGCCATGAAGGCCGGCAGACGCATTATAGCGCGCAGCTTGGGGCGCTGGCGCCGTTGGTCGACTGGACCCGCGAGATGGCGAGTTTCTGGCAAAGCCGTTTCGAAGCTCTCGAAGATTTGCTGAAGAGGATGGATCAATGA
- a CDS encoding NAD(P)-dependent oxidoreductase: MAKVAFIGLGVMGFPMAGHLKTKGGHDVTVYNRTAEKAAAWAEKFSGKSAPTPAEAASGADFVFVCVGNDEDLRSVTSGENGVLHGMRPRSVLIDNTTASAEVARELYAAAKEKGVDFIDAPVSGGQAGAENGVLTVMCGGDEAVFDRARPVIDAYARMVGLMGPAGSGQLTKMVNQICIAGLVQGLAEGLHFGKRAGLDIEKVVEVISKGAAGSWQMENRHKTMNAGKYDFGFAVDWMRKDLGIVLTEARRNGAKLPVTAVVDQFYGDVQAMGGNRWDTSSLLARLEK, from the coding sequence ATGGCTAAAGTCGCATTCATCGGTCTCGGCGTCATGGGTTTTCCCATGGCCGGTCATCTGAAGACGAAGGGCGGCCACGATGTCACCGTCTACAATCGTACGGCAGAAAAAGCCGCCGCCTGGGCAGAGAAATTCTCCGGCAAATCCGCCCCCACCCCGGCCGAGGCGGCCTCAGGCGCCGACTTCGTCTTCGTCTGCGTCGGCAATGATGAAGATCTCCGGTCGGTGACATCGGGCGAAAACGGCGTCCTGCACGGCATGAGGCCGCGGTCGGTGCTGATCGACAACACCACCGCCAGCGCCGAGGTCGCCCGCGAACTTTATGCCGCCGCCAAGGAAAAAGGGGTCGATTTCATCGATGCTCCCGTTTCCGGCGGCCAGGCCGGCGCTGAAAACGGCGTCCTGACCGTCATGTGCGGCGGCGACGAGGCCGTCTTCGATCGTGCCAGGCCCGTTATCGACGCCTATGCCCGCATGGTCGGCCTGATGGGGCCGGCAGGTTCTGGCCAGCTGACCAAGATGGTCAACCAGATCTGTATCGCCGGCCTCGTCCAGGGGCTTGCCGAAGGGCTGCATTTCGGCAAGCGCGCCGGCCTTGATATCGAAAAGGTCGTCGAGGTGATTTCCAAGGGTGCGGCGGGCTCCTGGCAGATGGAAAACCGCCACAAGACCATGAACGCCGGCAAATATGATTTTGGCTTCGCGGTCGACTGGATGCGCAAGGATCTCGGCATCGTGCTCACCGAAGCTCGCCGCAATGGCGCCAAGCTGCCTGTCACCGCCGTCGTCGATCAGTTCTATGGCGACGTCCAGGCAATGGGCGGCAATCGCTGGGATACGTCCTCGCTGCTTGCGCGCCTCGAAAAATGA
- a CDS encoding LysR substrate-binding domain-containing protein → MDDLNDYYYFAAVVSSGGFASASRDLKIPRSKLSRRVSRLEDGLGARLIERSTRHFRVTEIGQAFYERCQTILQEADRAKSIVSEAQSDPQGVVRMGCPLGLVDISVGGILPEFLERYPKIKLQIIGSDRRADLINERIDLEVRATNEPETQTSLTMRKLERARRILVASPSLVERTGGLNCVDELAELPTLAMTSWVSFHSWELIGPNDAKRVIRHQPRLTCRSMTAILDAARAGLGFGLLLESACEADLQAGRLVRVLPDWQSEESQFYIVFTTARGMPPAVRVLIDFLVEKSRQH, encoded by the coding sequence ATGGACGATCTCAACGACTACTATTATTTCGCCGCTGTCGTCTCCAGCGGCGGCTTCGCATCCGCAAGTCGCGATCTGAAGATACCGCGTTCGAAGCTGAGCAGGCGGGTCAGCCGGCTCGAAGACGGGCTTGGCGCGAGGCTGATAGAACGCTCGACTCGTCACTTCCGGGTGACGGAGATCGGTCAGGCTTTCTACGAAAGATGCCAGACCATTTTGCAGGAGGCCGACCGCGCCAAGTCAATCGTCAGCGAGGCTCAATCCGATCCGCAAGGCGTGGTGCGGATGGGCTGCCCGCTCGGCCTCGTCGATATCTCGGTCGGCGGAATCCTGCCTGAATTCCTGGAGCGCTATCCGAAGATCAAGCTGCAGATCATTGGCTCCGACCGGCGCGCCGACCTCATCAACGAACGGATTGATCTTGAGGTGAGGGCAACCAACGAGCCGGAGACGCAGACGAGCTTGACGATGCGCAAGCTCGAACGGGCGCGGCGCATTCTCGTCGCAAGTCCTTCGCTGGTCGAGCGCACCGGCGGCCTGAATTGCGTGGACGAACTCGCCGAGCTTCCGACGCTGGCCATGACGTCATGGGTGTCGTTCCACAGCTGGGAATTGATCGGACCGAATGATGCCAAACGGGTAATTCGGCATCAGCCGCGGCTTACCTGCCGCAGTATGACCGCCATCCTCGACGCGGCCCGTGCCGGTCTCGGCTTCGGGCTTTTGCTCGAAAGCGCCTGCGAAGCCGATCTCCAGGCCGGCAGACTGGTGCGGGTTTTGCCGGACTGGCAGTCGGAGGAAAGCCAGTTCTATATCGTCTTCACGACGGCCAGGGGCATGCCGCCGGCAGTGCGGGTGCTGATCGATTTCCTGGTCGAAAAATCCCGGCAGCATTGA
- a CDS encoding DUF1801 domain-containing protein — MTGRTSETRKKITKKTVAKQAAAQPALLSGGNPQIPKGYGEAPVQAYIAAMPGWKSDIGRRLDALITHTVPGVSKAVKWNSPFYGMEGEAWFLAIHCYTKYVKVAFFQGASLHPQPPGASKQKEVRYLDIRENDPFDEGLIASWVEQASRLPGERM, encoded by the coding sequence ATGACGGGCAGAACGTCGGAGACCAGGAAGAAGATTACGAAAAAGACGGTTGCCAAACAGGCCGCCGCGCAGCCGGCCCTTCTTTCAGGCGGCAACCCGCAGATTCCCAAGGGCTATGGCGAGGCGCCCGTGCAGGCCTATATCGCCGCCATGCCGGGATGGAAAAGCGATATTGGACGCCGCCTCGATGCGCTGATTACCCATACCGTGCCCGGTGTCTCCAAGGCGGTCAAATGGAATTCGCCCTTCTATGGCATGGAAGGAGAGGCGTGGTTCCTCGCCATCCATTGCTACACGAAATACGTCAAGGTTGCCTTCTTCCAGGGCGCATCGCTGCATCCGCAGCCGCCGGGTGCGTCCAAGCAGAAGGAAGTGCGATACCTCGACATTCGCGAGAATGATCCGTTCGATGAGGGGCTGATCGCTTCCTGGGTGGAGCAGGCGAGCCGATTACCCGGCGAGCGGATGTGA
- the ssuD gene encoding FMNH2-dependent alkanesulfonate monooxygenase, with the protein MTATSDPINFLWFIPTSGDGTYLGSADLNRAPEIGYLTQIAQAVDRLGYSGVLLPTGVACEESFVTAAALAAKTEKLQFLVAIRPGTASPAYYARLATTLDRISNGRLLLNIVVGGSPAELAGDGIHLEHDERYAHAEEFFTVFEELLDKGTASFDGKYIKATNARLGFPSVQNPRPPLYFGGSSDAGIDFSVGRVDKYLTWGEPPAQVAEKVAKVRKAAAERGREVSFGIRLHFIVRETDEEAWEAAERLIRHLDDDTIREAQERFVHESDSVGQKRMAALHGGRRDKLEVSPNLWAGVGLVRAGAGTALVGSPKTVAARLAEYQAIGIDTVIGSGYPHLEEAYRVAELLFPELGITREQQRLAFNNEFGRKQIFAGGSHGGNLKVVSGS; encoded by the coding sequence ATGACCGCCACATCCGATCCCATCAATTTTCTCTGGTTCATCCCGACGTCGGGCGACGGCACCTATCTCGGCTCCGCCGATCTCAACCGCGCGCCCGAAATTGGCTATCTCACGCAGATCGCCCAGGCCGTCGACCGGCTGGGCTATTCCGGCGTGCTGCTGCCGACCGGGGTTGCCTGCGAGGAGTCTTTCGTGACGGCGGCCGCCCTGGCAGCCAAGACCGAGAAATTGCAGTTCCTGGTGGCGATCCGCCCTGGCACGGCGTCGCCGGCCTATTACGCGCGTCTGGCGACGACGCTCGATCGAATCTCCAATGGCCGCCTGCTGCTCAACATCGTCGTCGGCGGCAGCCCGGCTGAGCTTGCCGGTGACGGCATCCATCTCGAGCATGACGAGCGTTATGCCCATGCCGAGGAGTTTTTCACCGTCTTCGAGGAATTGCTGGACAAGGGAACGGCGAGTTTCGACGGCAAATATATCAAGGCGACCAATGCGCGCCTCGGCTTTCCCTCAGTGCAGAACCCGCGTCCGCCGCTCTATTTCGGCGGCTCGTCGGATGCCGGCATCGATTTCTCGGTCGGCCGCGTCGACAAGTATCTGACGTGGGGTGAGCCACCGGCGCAGGTGGCCGAAAAGGTCGCCAAGGTGCGCAAGGCCGCCGCCGAGCGCGGCCGCGAGGTGAGCTTCGGTATCCGCCTTCACTTCATCGTGCGCGAAACCGACGAGGAGGCATGGGAGGCGGCGGAACGGCTTATCCGTCATCTCGACGACGATACCATCCGCGAGGCGCAGGAGCGCTTCGTCCATGAATCCGACTCGGTCGGGCAGAAGCGGATGGCCGCCCTTCACGGCGGCCGCCGCGACAAGCTCGAGGTCTCGCCGAATCTTTGGGCCGGCGTCGGCCTGGTGCGCGCTGGTGCTGGCACGGCGCTTGTGGGCTCGCCGAAGACGGTGGCCGCACGCCTTGCCGAATACCAGGCGATCGGCATCGATACGGTGATCGGCTCCGGCTATCCGCACCTGGAAGAAGCCTATCGCGTCGCCGAGTTGCTCTTTCCCGAGCTTGGCATCACCCGCGAGCAGCAGCGCCTAGCCTTCAACAACGAATTCGGTCGCAAGCAGATCTTTGCAGGCGGCAGCCACGGCGGTAATCTGAAGGTCGTTTCCGGTTCCTGA
- a CDS encoding thermonuclease family protein — protein MTLSLRLIRDGVTAFALLALLALIAAKLNDATKIEHAGAFHAADGDSLTLGGERLRLEGIDAPELNQSCERAGNAWACGRAARAALQSMVLASGTRCQGSRRDRYDRLLVICHSGAGGDINAAMVRRGMAISYGGYGREEAEARAAKAGLWAGTFERPRDVRDHARQSSDFNGPLDFIRWIVGWE, from the coding sequence GTGACACTGAGCCTGCGCCTGATTCGCGACGGCGTGACCGCTTTTGCCCTGCTGGCACTCCTGGCGCTGATCGCCGCCAAGCTCAACGATGCAACAAAAATCGAGCATGCGGGCGCTTTCCATGCTGCCGATGGCGACAGTCTGACTTTAGGAGGCGAACGTTTGCGCCTCGAAGGCATCGACGCGCCGGAGCTCAATCAGAGCTGCGAGCGCGCGGGAAATGCCTGGGCCTGCGGACGCGCGGCGCGCGCAGCGCTGCAGAGCATGGTTCTGGCATCGGGAACGCGTTGCCAAGGCAGCCGGCGCGACCGCTACGACAGGCTGCTCGTCATCTGTCACAGCGGGGCAGGCGGCGACATCAACGCCGCCATGGTGCGTCGCGGCATGGCAATCTCCTATGGCGGCTATGGTAGGGAGGAGGCCGAGGCGAGGGCCGCGAAGGCGGGGCTCTGGGCCGGGACTTTCGAGCGGCCGCGCGATGTGCGCGACCATGCCCGCCAGAGTTCCGATTTCAATGGCCCGCTTGATTTCATCAGGTGGATCGTCGGGTGGGAGTGA
- a CDS encoding Lrp/AsnC family transcriptional regulator produces the protein MDRLDRKILRLLQEDSTLAVADLAKKVGLSTTPCWRRIQKMEEDGVIKRRVAILDPEKVNTKVTVFVSIRTATHSIEWLRRFSEVVAEFPEVVEFYRMSGDVDYLLRVVVPDIAAYDAFYKRMIAKIEIRDVSSAFAMEQIKYSTQLPLDYMILDNAKSNED, from the coding sequence ATGGATCGCCTCGACCGAAAAATACTGCGTCTTCTGCAAGAGGATTCGACCCTTGCCGTGGCCGATCTCGCCAAAAAAGTCGGGCTGTCGACGACGCCATGCTGGCGGCGCATCCAGAAAATGGAAGAAGACGGCGTCATCAAGCGCCGAGTCGCTATCCTTGATCCGGAAAAGGTCAACACCAAGGTCACGGTCTTCGTGTCGATTCGCACGGCCACCCATTCGATCGAATGGCTGCGGCGCTTTTCCGAGGTGGTCGCCGAATTCCCCGAAGTGGTGGAATTCTACCGGATGAGCGGCGATGTCGACTATCTCCTGCGAGTCGTGGTGCCCGATATCGCCGCCTATGACGCCTTTTATAAGCGGATGATCGCCAAAATCGAGATTCGCGACGTCTCCTCCGCCTTTGCGATGGAGCAGATCAAGTATTCGACGCAACTGCCGCTCGATTATATGATTCTCGACAATGCCAAATCCAATGAGGATTGA
- a CDS encoding porin, with protein sequence MNIRMVLLASAAAFAASTPVLAADAIVAAEPEPVEYVRVCDAYGTGYFYIPGTETCLKIEGYIRFQVNVGEDVGGDSDWDAVTRGQVQFTAKSDTEYGPLTGVIVMQFNADNATDQDAILDSAYLDIAGFRAGLFYSWWDDGLSGETDDIGSVVTLHNSMRYQYESGTFYAGLSVDELEDGVYKAGEEANNVGVAFGVGGTAGAFSYQVTGGWDFDNEDGAIRAMGTVDIGPGTLGLAGVYSSGPNSYYSSAEWAVAAEYAIKATDKLKITPAVQYYGNYFGGGKAVPDDYDGLGDAWKVGLTVDYQIVDNFYAKASVQYLDPDDGDDSTTGYFRLQRSF encoded by the coding sequence ATGAACATCAGAATGGTTTTGCTTGCATCAGCAGCAGCATTTGCTGCATCGACGCCGGTTCTTGCAGCTGACGCTATCGTTGCTGCTGAGCCGGAACCGGTTGAATATGTTCGCGTCTGCGACGCTTACGGCACCGGCTACTTCTACATCCCGGGCACCGAAACCTGCCTCAAGATCGAAGGCTACATCCGTTTCCAGGTTAACGTCGGCGAAGATGTCGGCGGCGATTCGGACTGGGATGCCGTTACCCGCGGTCAGGTTCAGTTCACGGCCAAGAGCGACACCGAGTATGGTCCGCTGACCGGCGTCATCGTCATGCAGTTCAATGCTGACAACGCCACCGATCAGGACGCCATCCTCGACTCCGCTTACCTCGACATCGCGGGCTTCCGCGCTGGTCTCTTCTACAGCTGGTGGGACGACGGCCTCTCCGGCGAAACCGACGACATCGGTTCTGTCGTAACGCTGCACAACTCCATGCGTTACCAGTATGAAAGCGGCACCTTCTACGCCGGCCTCAGCGTCGACGAACTGGAAGACGGCGTTTACAAGGCTGGCGAAGAAGCCAACAACGTTGGCGTTGCCTTCGGCGTCGGCGGCACGGCTGGCGCGTTCAGCTACCAGGTTACTGGCGGCTGGGACTTCGACAACGAAGATGGCGCAATCCGCGCAATGGGTACGGTTGACATCGGCCCCGGCACGCTCGGCCTCGCTGGCGTATACTCCTCCGGCCCGAACTCCTACTACTCTTCGGCTGAGTGGGCTGTTGCTGCCGAATACGCTATCAAGGCAACCGACAAGCTGAAGATCACCCCGGCCGTTCAGTACTACGGCAACTACTTCGGCGGTGGTAAGGCTGTTCCGGATGACTACGACGGTCTCGGCGATGCTTGGAAGGTTGGTCTGACGGTTGATTACCAGATCGTCGACAACTTCTATGCCAAGGCTTCGGTTCAGTACCTCGATCCGGATGATGGCGACGACTCCACGACGGGCTACTTCCGCCTGCAGCGTTCGTTCTAA